The region AGTAACCAGTTTTGTATGCGCGCCTAGCGTGCTACGCCCGGATAGCTCAGTCGGTAGAGCAGAGGATTGAAAATCCTCGTGTCGGCGGTTCGATTCCGTCTCCGGGCACCATTTTAAGTAAGTTGAAGTAAAGAGTTTTAATAGTTGATTAACATCGACTATGCCCGGATAGCTCAGTCGGTAGAGCAGAGGATTGAAAATCCTCGTGTCGGCGGTTCGATTCCGTCTCCGGGCACCATTTTTGTGTAGTAGAAAGAAAACAGTTTAAGCCGGCATAGCTCAGTTGGTAGAGCAACTGACTTGTAATCAGTAGGTCCCGAGTTCGACTCTTGGTGCCGGCACCATATAAGTAAGACCAATTTAACCAGCCTATGTGCTGGTTTTTTTGTGTCTAAATATCACTCCTGTCTATATCCTGTCCGCTTGGCTTTATCTTTACCTTCATCTGCCCTACCCATCAAAAATAAAATCAAATAACAAACTCAACACTCATTTATTCCATAAATACCCGCCTTAAAAAACCTGGGTCTCATGTTAATCCGCCAATTCACTTGGGCACTATCTGAGTCTTAGTGTTTCAGGTGTGAAAGCGAGGCGACAGAATGCGGCTGACTGCATAGCGCCCAGCTAGAGAGCTCGATGAGCGAATGCTATGGTGGCTGGCTATAAACAGGGTTCGATCGCTCGGAGGCGTATATGTCGCATCACGATAACGAATTAGAAAAGAAAGCAGTACCAGCGGCACAAGTAAGCGCTGGCGAAGAAGAAAGTAATAATTATCGACAGTCTCGCCGTCGACTGCTGACCATGATAGGTGTCGGGCTGGCCGGGGCTTATGTGGCGCCTACGCTGTTTAGCTTAGGTCAGGCTCAAGCCGGACATTGGCGCAATAGTTATTCTCGCCCCAGCTACTCCAGGCCCAGTTATTCTCGCCCTAGCTATTCAGGGCCCAGCGGCTATGAATATCGCCGCCGCGATCGGGTGCGTGAATACTCAGACGATCCGATCCGCATTTTAGAAGATGCCATCTTTGGTACTCAAAACCGTTAATGAGCGCGCGAATATACCCTTCATCGGTGGATATCAGCTTGCCGCACCTGGGCCGCTGCTTACGCATTGACCAAGCACCCGAGGTAGTTTCGGCACTCACTCAAGCCATGCCAGGCTGGCCAATCACAGTGCTACCAGCACAAGGCCCCGTCCCTGAACGGTATGTTTATCAAGATGCCGAGTGCTTATGGCAAGGTTCCGTGCATGAACCCAATGAATTCCACTTACCCTCCCCCGCTTCAGCGGCTTGCAGCTTAGTAGGTGAGTTAGTCAGCCAGCGCATGTTAAATGAGCCAGATCTCTTAGGTTTGCATTGTGCCAGTATCGAAATTAATGGCCGTTTAGTGCTGTTTCCTGAAAGCAGTAAGGCGGGTAAAAGCACCTTATCAGTGGCCTTTGCCGCGGCGGGTTATCGCGTATTTGGCGACGATGTACTGGGATTAACGCCACAAGGTGCAGGGGTTGCCATGGGGGTCGCGCCTAGATTACGTCTACCTTTACCGAACAGTTTTTCCGCGGAGTTTGTCGCTTACAGTGAGCGCCATGCAGGCCCCGAAGATGAGCGTTATCGCTTTGTGATCCCAGATGAAAATGGCTTAGCTAAGGTTGATGAGACCAGTCCTGTGGGCGCCATAGTACTACTGGAGCGAGACTCGCATATTCTGGAGCCAGAGGTGGTCACACTGCCGCCCGCAGAAGGATTGTTACAGCTGCTATGCCAAAACTTTGTCCGCGATACATCAAGCGCCACACTGCTGGCGCGCCTGTTACCTCTGATGCAAGCCGTGCCTTGCCTGCTACTGCGTTACTCTGAGCCATTAGCAGGTGCTCGCCACTTAGCTAAGGTAATT is a window of Oceanisphaera sp. IT1-181 DNA encoding:
- a CDS encoding PqqD family peptide modification chaperone, with product MSARIYPSSVDISLPHLGRCLRIDQAPEVVSALTQAMPGWPITVLPAQGPVPERYVYQDAECLWQGSVHEPNEFHLPSPASAACSLVGELVSQRMLNEPDLLGLHCASIEINGRLVLFPESSKAGKSTLSVAFAAAGYRVFGDDVLGLTPQGAGVAMGVAPRLRLPLPNSFSAEFVAYSERHAGPEDERYRFVIPDENGLAKVDETSPVGAIVLLERDSHILEPEVVTLPPAEGLLQLLCQNFVRDTSSATLLARLLPLMQAVPCLLLRYSEPLAGARHLAKVIKNPQLYAANQASLLNVPPHELQLCGPIPAQTTLERIWSAQTTITTYPLGDELFLIHTASGAIHRLNSSGKIAWQLLQQQPLSGHEISDLMASYFKAPLAAVTADVATLLAALAQAELVAAQP